The Paenibacillus sp. FSL R7-0204 genome includes a region encoding these proteins:
- the spoVAD gene encoding stage V sporulation protein AD codes for MKQLGSQTWEFTNRPVILGTSAVVGPEEGEGPLAASFDFVYDSLEMGEKTWEKAERALFEKAAKLALMNANLEQEKLEFFVGGDLMNQIISSSFAARKLGVPYLGVFGACSTSMESLAIASMIVDSGGGKYVLAGTSSHNCTVEKQFRYPTEYGSQKPPTAQYTVTGSGCAVVGVNDGTVQGPHVVYATLGRIMDLGLKDPFNMGTAMAPAAADTITAHFRDTGLSPGHYDLIVTGDLASVGLPIAKDLLAKEGIPMEQTVFNDCGLMMYDLDKQKYVIAGGSGAGCSATVTYGHIIGRMKKGELKRVLIVATGALLSPLSYQQGESIPCVAHAVALEIGGEGA; via the coding sequence ATGAAGCAGCTCGGCAGTCAGACCTGGGAATTTACGAACCGTCCGGTGATCCTTGGGACATCCGCTGTAGTGGGGCCTGAAGAGGGAGAAGGGCCGCTGGCCGCAAGCTTCGACTTCGTTTATGATTCGCTGGAGATGGGCGAGAAGACATGGGAGAAGGCAGAACGCGCCCTGTTCGAAAAAGCCGCCAAGCTCGCCCTGATGAATGCGAATCTGGAGCAGGAGAAGCTGGAGTTCTTCGTCGGCGGGGATCTGATGAATCAGATTATCAGCAGCTCCTTCGCCGCGCGTAAGCTCGGCGTGCCTTACTTGGGAGTGTTCGGTGCCTGCTCCACCTCGATGGAGAGCCTCGCCATCGCTTCCATGATTGTGGATTCCGGCGGCGGCAAGTACGTGCTGGCCGGTACATCCAGCCATAACTGTACAGTTGAGAAGCAGTTCCGCTACCCGACAGAGTATGGCTCGCAGAAGCCGCCCACCGCCCAGTATACCGTTACAGGCTCTGGATGCGCGGTGGTAGGCGTAAACGACGGGACGGTTCAAGGGCCGCATGTGGTGTACGCAACGCTTGGTCGCATCATGGATCTGGGGCTGAAGGATCCGTTCAATATGGGAACGGCCATGGCCCCGGCTGCCGCTGACACGATTACGGCACATTTCCGCGATACGGGGCTGTCGCCTGGTCACTATGATCTGATTGTTACGGGCGATCTGGCTTCCGTCGGCTTGCCGATTGCCAAGGATCTGCTGGCCAAGGAAGGCATCCCAATGGAGCAGACGGTCTTCAATGACTGCGGCCTCATGATGTACGACCTGGACAAGCAGAAGTATGTCATTGCCGGGGGAAGCGGCGCGGGCTGCTCGGCCACAGTAACCTACGGTCATATTATCGGCCGGATGAAGAAGGGTGAGTTGAAACGGGTATTGATCGTGGCGACTGGAGCGCTGCTCTCGCCGCTGTCTTATCAGCAAGGGGAGAGTATTCCGTGTGTAGCCCATGCGGTAGCCCTGGAGATCGGAGGTGAGGGAGCATGA
- a CDS encoding BglG family transcription antiterminator, with the protein MTKITARQRQILWLLLEASGEITAVKIAEATGVSVRTVHREMEDIESALEDFGLDLIKKSGKGIQLSGPEAGLAELRLFLREEKPADYSGEDRKVFELCVLLEAEEPVKLFTLAHSLKVTVASISYDLDELEQWVRKFGLELVRRRGYGVEITGSEIDKRRAIGRLAAEHLDLSDLVGHGSLAESNPAFRMLLTTVGQSNLMEVENTLWDMEWKWTAELPEIVYMEMLLALAVTTRRIELSRSIDSGAEAGYSRVSDHRNIAGAERFVGQLAEVLELKIPRVEILYIAGLFDRVQDSFSSSGYAYGDIELMEIVYKLTESVVKRTGLPFQSDRSLREGLLEHIDPALKRIREGTRIRNPLLGPIRRDYEYLFNIIRAAVEDMQLKLEIPDEEIGFLVMHFGASAERLNQLRRNVRAILVCASGLSSSRLLATRLTKEMPQIEILGNISWYEAARLPDESYDLIISTIDLPIDKERYIKISPLLTAEEIEKLLNYIQNTTLREREKGMSGEPEHAAREEASLERLRSYKGILDEIVSLLERFRFHPIDNKGMDLSATIVEMLETLNGNGVVGDAGIVLERLLERERMTSQVIPDTALALFHTRSSHIHLSSLTLYRLDQPVILEGDTEVRVILLMLAPRRLSKESLEVLSEISALLLNSELVQLLEERSESEIRGYLSSELLHFFQNKS; encoded by the coding sequence ATGACGAAAATTACCGCCAGACAGCGCCAGATCCTGTGGCTTCTGCTTGAAGCCAGCGGAGAGATTACCGCTGTAAAAATTGCCGAGGCTACCGGGGTAAGCGTAAGAACCGTACACCGGGAGATGGAGGATATAGAGTCCGCGCTTGAGGACTTTGGTCTTGATCTGATCAAAAAATCAGGCAAAGGCATCCAGTTGAGCGGCCCGGAGGCCGGTCTTGCGGAGCTGCGCCTATTCCTGCGGGAAGAGAAGCCGGCGGATTATTCCGGCGAAGACCGCAAGGTATTCGAGCTCTGCGTGCTGCTGGAGGCAGAGGAGCCGGTGAAGCTGTTCACACTTGCGCATTCCCTCAAGGTTACAGTTGCTTCTATTAGCTACGATCTGGATGAACTGGAGCAATGGGTCCGTAAGTTCGGCCTGGAGCTGGTTCGTAGACGAGGCTACGGCGTAGAAATCACCGGCAGCGAGATCGACAAGCGCCGGGCGATTGGCCGGTTAGCCGCAGAGCATCTGGATTTGTCCGATCTGGTCGGCCATGGTTCTCTGGCTGAGAGCAATCCGGCTTTTCGTATGCTGTTGACTACAGTCGGTCAGTCCAACCTCATGGAAGTAGAGAACACGCTGTGGGATATGGAATGGAAATGGACGGCGGAGCTGCCCGAAATTGTCTATATGGAAATGCTCCTGGCCCTTGCTGTCACTACCCGGCGGATTGAGCTTAGCCGGAGTATCGACAGCGGGGCGGAAGCGGGCTATTCCAGGGTGTCCGATCACCGGAACATTGCCGGAGCTGAGCGATTTGTGGGGCAGCTCGCAGAGGTGCTTGAGCTGAAGATTCCCCGGGTAGAGATTCTATATATTGCCGGGCTGTTCGACCGGGTTCAGGATTCCTTCTCCTCGTCGGGCTATGCCTATGGCGACATTGAATTAATGGAGATTGTCTACAAGCTGACGGAGAGTGTCGTCAAGCGGACAGGGCTGCCCTTCCAGAGTGACCGTTCCCTGCGCGAGGGTCTGCTGGAGCATATTGATCCGGCGCTGAAGCGGATCCGGGAAGGCACACGCATCCGCAATCCGCTGCTCGGCCCGATCCGCAGGGATTACGAATATCTGTTCAACATCATCCGCGCAGCCGTGGAGGATATGCAGCTGAAACTGGAGATTCCGGATGAAGAGATCGGATTTCTGGTCATGCATTTCGGAGCTTCCGCAGAGCGGCTGAACCAGCTAAGGCGCAACGTAAGAGCCATTCTGGTCTGTGCCAGCGGCCTCAGCTCCTCCCGGCTGCTAGCCACCCGGCTGACCAAGGAAATGCCGCAGATTGAGATTCTCGGCAACATCTCCTGGTATGAAGCGGCACGCCTGCCGGATGAAAGTTACGATCTGATTATATCTACCATTGATCTGCCGATTGATAAGGAGCGTTACATCAAGATCAGCCCCCTGCTCACAGCGGAGGAGATTGAGAAGCTGCTGAATTACATCCAGAATACTACGCTGCGGGAACGGGAGAAGGGGATGTCCGGTGAACCGGAACATGCGGCGCGGGAGGAAGCCTCGCTTGAACGGCTCAGGAGCTACAAGGGTATTCTGGATGAGATCGTCAGCTTGCTGGAGCGGTTCCGCTTCCATCCGATTGATAATAAGGGGATGGATTTGTCAGCGACGATAGTGGAGATGCTGGAGACACTGAATGGAAACGGCGTGGTTGGGGATGCCGGTATTGTGCTGGAGCGTCTGCTCGAACGGGAGCGGATGACCAGCCAGGTGATCCCCGATACCGCATTGGCGTTGTTCCATACCAGAAGCAGCCATATTCACCTGTCATCGTTGACCCTGTACCGGCTTGATCAGCCCGTAATTCTGGAGGGGGATACAGAGGTCAGAGTCATTCTGCTCATGCTGGCTCCGCGCAGACTCTCCAAGGAGAGCCTGGAGGTGCTCAGCGAGATCAGCGCACTGCTGCTGAATTCCGAGCTGGTTCAATTGCTGGAAGAGCGTTCAGAGTCTGAGATCCGGGGGTATTTGTCCTCGGAGCTGCTTCATTTTTTCCAAAATAAAAGTTGA
- a CDS encoding PTS mannitol transporter subunit IICB produces MATTATKQASSGGGRVRVQQFGRMLSGMVMPNIGAFIAWGLITALFIPTGWYPNESLAALVGPIITYLLPLLIGYTGGQMVHGKRGAVIGALVTMGVIVGTTIPMFLGAMIVGPLAAWILKQFDRAIDGKIRAGFEMLVNNFSLGIIGGALTLGALKGVGPLVQGLTNILSNGVEFLVNHNLLPLINIIIEPAKVLFLNNAINHGILTPIATEESLRIGKSVLYMLESNPGPGLGILLAYWLVGKGSAKSSAPGAIIIHFLGGIHEIYFPYILMNPRLILAVIGGGVSGTFTFQMLGAGLTASPSPGSIFAYFAMTPKGGYLPMLAGVIVATIVSFLLAALLLKSVKKNDDEEMDLEDAAAKMKDMKSAGTAAQTAATVATASNVRSKANVNKIVFACDAGMGSSAMGASVLRKKLQNAGVNITVTNSAVSEIPADADIVVTQKTLTDRAIASNPQAEHISIDNFLKSPKYDELVERLK; encoded by the coding sequence ATGGCCACAACGGCAACGAAACAAGCTTCATCCGGCGGTGGAAGGGTGAGGGTTCAACAATTCGGACGTATGCTCAGCGGTATGGTTATGCCGAATATCGGCGCTTTTATCGCCTGGGGATTAATTACAGCATTATTCATTCCGACCGGCTGGTATCCGAATGAAAGCCTGGCAGCACTGGTAGGCCCAATCATTACTTACCTGCTTCCGCTGCTGATCGGTTACACCGGCGGACAGATGGTTCACGGCAAACGCGGTGCTGTCATCGGCGCGCTGGTAACCATGGGGGTTATCGTAGGTACAACCATTCCAATGTTCCTGGGTGCGATGATTGTCGGTCCGCTGGCTGCTTGGATTCTGAAGCAGTTTGACAGAGCAATTGACGGCAAAATCAGAGCCGGCTTCGAAATGCTGGTTAACAATTTCTCACTGGGTATCATTGGCGGCGCTTTGACACTTGGAGCCTTAAAAGGCGTTGGACCGCTGGTTCAAGGATTGACTAACATTCTATCGAATGGCGTGGAGTTCCTGGTGAACCATAACCTGCTGCCGCTCATTAACATCATCATTGAGCCGGCCAAGGTATTGTTCTTGAACAATGCAATCAACCACGGCATCTTAACTCCAATTGCTACAGAAGAATCTTTAAGAATAGGTAAGTCTGTTCTTTACATGCTGGAGTCCAACCCTGGTCCCGGACTTGGTATCTTGCTTGCTTACTGGCTGGTGGGTAAAGGCTCTGCGAAATCTTCTGCACCAGGCGCGATTATCATTCATTTCCTGGGCGGAATTCATGAGATCTATTTCCCTTACATCCTGATGAACCCGCGTCTGATTCTGGCAGTTATCGGCGGCGGTGTTTCCGGTACATTTACGTTCCAGATGCTGGGCGCAGGACTTACAGCTTCTCCTTCTCCCGGCAGTATCTTTGCCTACTTCGCAATGACACCTAAGGGCGGATACCTTCCAATGCTGGCAGGGGTAATTGTTGCTACGATCGTATCCTTCCTGCTTGCGGCTCTCTTGCTGAAGTCCGTGAAGAAGAATGATGATGAAGAGATGGATCTGGAAGACGCAGCGGCTAAAATGAAGGACATGAAATCTGCCGGTACAGCAGCTCAGACTGCCGCAACAGTAGCCACAGCTTCCAATGTCCGCAGCAAAGCCAATGTGAACAAAATCGTCTTCGCTTGTGATGCAGGGATGGGTTCCAGTGCCATGGGGGCCTCGGTGCTGAGAAAGAAACTGCAGAACGCAGGGGTCAACATTACGGTGACGAACTCTGCTGTCAGTGAAATTCCTGCTGACGCGGATATCGTAGTTACCCAGAAGACGCTTACCGACCGGGCGATTGCCAGCAATCCGCAGGCAGAGCATATCTCGATCGATAACTTCCTGAAGAGTCCGAAATATGATGAGCTCGTAGAACGTTTGAAGTAA
- a CDS encoding methyl-accepting chemotaxis protein, with protein sequence MKINIRMKMLLAFFVVIALLFISSTASLLSLNKLGDTAKDIDSHWMPSVTILGTLNGDVSDVERLALNLVLEQNTAQRDKVQADYNAVLKKVDDGLKVYEALISSDEEREIYKGFTEQYASYLAKLPEIISAGEAKDYGKANMLHKESYGLWYNANNTIMKLIELNNSGAALMNDEAVANYVSGQRMIIVFSAAAILVAIVISILLSSAISRPVLRISRAAERIAGGDLTGEPVTVKSRDEMHTLSLAFNAMVQNLRSLIQAVNATTELVVTSSEELTASAEQSSQASMQITETMQEVASGAALQVDMVGKSTQAIEEMSVGVEQIAVRAQSVFASAQGAAQKSAEGNQRIQEAVTQMNAVNQSVTELGGMMSALGERSNEIGKIVSVITGIAGQTNLLALNAAIEAARAGEQGRGFAVVAGEVRKLAEQSAGSAQQITELVEAIQSDTVTAIEAVMLNGQDVAAGLEAVRSAGNSFEHILNTVNQVTGEIEEVSAGSEQLSAGTDEVVNFIKQISVAAENGAAGTQHVSAATEEQLASMEGISASATSLSTIAEELQEQIGKFKV encoded by the coding sequence ATGAAAATAAATATCCGTATGAAAATGCTGCTTGCTTTTTTTGTTGTCATAGCACTGCTGTTTATCAGTAGCACTGCTTCTCTGCTCAGCCTAAACAAGCTTGGAGATACAGCGAAAGACATCGACTCACACTGGATGCCCAGTGTCACGATTCTTGGTACGCTGAATGGAGATGTCTCGGATGTTGAACGCCTTGCGCTGAATCTGGTGCTGGAGCAGAATACTGCGCAAAGAGACAAGGTTCAAGCCGATTATAATGCTGTGCTTAAGAAGGTAGACGACGGACTTAAGGTCTATGAAGCCCTGATCAGCTCCGATGAGGAGAGGGAAATCTACAAGGGCTTTACTGAACAATATGCGTCCTATCTGGCCAAGCTGCCGGAGATTATTAGTGCCGGAGAGGCCAAGGACTATGGCAAGGCCAATATGCTGCACAAAGAATCCTATGGGCTGTGGTATAACGCAAATAACACCATTATGAAGCTGATTGAACTTAATAACAGCGGAGCCGCCTTGATGAACGATGAAGCGGTGGCGAATTACGTTTCAGGACAGCGGATGATCATTGTCTTCAGCGCTGCCGCGATCCTGGTTGCGATTGTGATCTCGATCCTGCTGTCGAGCGCCATCTCGCGTCCGGTGCTGAGAATCAGCCGTGCTGCGGAACGTATCGCTGGCGGGGACCTGACCGGTGAACCGGTAACCGTGAAGAGCAGGGACGAGATGCATACACTCTCGCTTGCATTCAATGCAATGGTACAGAATCTCCGGAGCCTCATTCAGGCTGTAAACGCGACGACAGAGCTTGTAGTTACTTCCTCCGAAGAGCTGACAGCAAGTGCAGAGCAGAGCAGCCAGGCGTCTATGCAGATTACAGAGACAATGCAGGAAGTAGCCAGCGGGGCTGCACTTCAGGTGGATATGGTTGGGAAATCTACGCAGGCTATTGAAGAGATGTCCGTTGGTGTAGAACAGATTGCTGTACGCGCCCAGTCTGTCTTCGCATCTGCACAAGGAGCAGCCCAGAAGTCTGCCGAAGGGAATCAGCGGATTCAGGAAGCAGTGACACAGATGAACGCTGTGAATCAGTCGGTTACAGAGCTCGGCGGCATGATGTCGGCGCTCGGAGAACGTTCCAATGAAATCGGCAAAATCGTTAGTGTCATTACCGGCATCGCGGGACAGACCAACCTTCTGGCGCTCAATGCTGCCATTGAAGCTGCGCGTGCCGGAGAACAGGGACGGGGCTTTGCTGTGGTTGCAGGAGAAGTCCGCAAGCTTGCAGAGCAGTCCGCCGGCTCAGCCCAGCAGATTACCGAACTGGTAGAAGCCATCCAATCCGATACCGTCACAGCGATTGAAGCGGTAATGTTGAACGGACAGGATGTCGCTGCTGGGCTGGAAGCCGTCCGCAGCGCCGGTAATTCCTTCGAGCATATTCTGAATACTGTCAATCAGGTTACCGGAGAGATTGAGGAAGTATCGGCCGGATCAGAGCAACTGTCAGCAGGAACGGATGAAGTGGTCAACTTCATCAAGCAGATATCTGTCGCAGCCGAGAATGGAGCGGCGGGAACACAGCATGTATCGGCTGCTACCGAGGAGCAGCTGGCTTCAATGGAAGGCATCTCGGCTTCGGCCACTTCATTGTCCACTATCGCTGAAGAGCTTCAGGAGCAGATCGGCAAATTCAAGGTTTAA
- the spoVAE gene encoding stage V sporulation protein AE codes for MIYLWAFLVGGAICVIGQLMFDVLKLTPAHTMSTLVVLGAAADAFGIYDPLVKFAGAGASVPITSFGNSLVHGALTELERDGWVGVVTGIFDVTSAGISSAIVFSFLAALVVRPKG; via the coding sequence ATGATTTATTTATGGGCTTTTCTGGTCGGAGGAGCGATATGCGTGATCGGCCAGCTGATGTTCGATGTGCTGAAGCTGACTCCGGCCCATACCATGAGTACGCTGGTGGTGCTTGGGGCGGCTGCCGATGCTTTTGGCATCTACGATCCGCTCGTGAAATTCGCCGGAGCCGGGGCCAGCGTACCCATTACCAGCTTCGGGAATTCCCTGGTCCACGGCGCGCTGACTGAGCTGGAGCGCGATGGCTGGGTCGGTGTCGTCACCGGGATCTTCGATGTGACCAGCGCCGGGATTTCCTCGGCGATTGTCTTCTCTTTCCTGGCGGCGCTGGTGGTCCGGCCGAAGGGTTAG
- a CDS encoding PTS sugar transporter subunit IIA — MSILSENKVIMHGAANDKYEAIKMAGKLLVDAGHVTEEYVPKMLEREEVVSTYMGGGLAIPHGTKEARPFIKSTGLSIIRFPDGVDFGGDEPAFVVIGIAAAGDGHMEVLTNVAMIFTEDDAIDRVMNAPTAADVIAIFEGGLE; from the coding sequence ATGAGTATACTGTCAGAAAATAAAGTGATTATGCACGGTGCGGCAAACGATAAATACGAAGCCATCAAGATGGCGGGCAAGCTGCTGGTCGATGCAGGGCATGTAACGGAGGAATATGTTCCCAAGATGCTGGAGCGCGAGGAAGTGGTGTCCACTTATATGGGCGGCGGATTGGCTATTCCGCATGGTACCAAGGAAGCGCGTCCTTTTATTAAGTCAACTGGGTTGTCTATCATCCGCTTTCCGGACGGGGTGGATTTCGGCGGCGATGAGCCGGCGTTTGTAGTCATCGGCATTGCAGCCGCAGGTGACGGGCATATGGAGGTTCTGACGAACGTGGCGATGATTTTCACCGAGGATGATGCTATTGACCGCGTAATGAACGCCCCTACGGCTGCTGATGTTATTGCAATCTTCGAAGGGGGACTGGAGTAA
- the spoVAC gene encoding stage V sporulation protein AC codes for MPAKTKKSGVKLNLDGLTPKAYQELAKPYVPSRPVFKNCIRAFLSGGLICVLGQGIQEAFMAIFDMTSREAASPTVAILILLSVILTSFGVYDKLAQWCGAGTAVPVTGFANSMCSAALEHRAEGLVLGVGGNMFKLAGSVIVFGVVAAFIVGVVYAVMGWGGAH; via the coding sequence TTGCCGGCAAAAACAAAAAAGTCAGGCGTCAAGCTGAACCTTGACGGTCTGACTCCGAAGGCTTATCAGGAATTGGCCAAGCCTTACGTGCCTTCTCGTCCTGTATTCAAAAATTGTATACGCGCCTTCCTCTCCGGGGGACTCATCTGTGTGCTGGGACAAGGCATCCAGGAAGCATTCATGGCGATATTCGATATGACCTCAAGAGAGGCGGCAAGTCCGACCGTGGCCATTCTGATTCTGCTCTCCGTCATACTGACCAGCTTCGGGGTATATGACAAGCTCGCCCAGTGGTGCGGTGCAGGCACAGCGGTGCCCGTCACAGGATTCGCCAACAGCATGTGCTCTGCCGCACTGGAGCACAGGGCTGAAGGGCTGGTACTGGGCGTGGGCGGGAACATGTTCAAGCTGGCCGGGTCGGTTATTGTGTTCGGTGTCGTTGCCGCTTTTATCGTGGGTGTAGTGTATGCCGTTATGGGCTGGGGAGGTGCGCATTAA
- a CDS encoding AAA family ATPase: MPVRQESTQIMNAVRTNLESCILGKSFEIELLLTALLAGGHVLIEDVPGTGKTQLIRALSRSMSGEYRRIQCNPDILPSDITGVSVYHPRDEMFHFRPGPVMTNILLADEINRATTKTQSALLEVMEERNVTVDGETYPLPHPFMLCATQNPIDFEGTYTLPEAQLDRFMLRISLGYPDADTEKNLLRTHQQGQPVDRLAPVTSMETIAAIQEEIRDVFISEPVLNYLLDVVRQTRVHPLVLLGASPRASLSFMMACKAYAFLQERDYVLPDDVKTLTPYTLGHRILLRPESRLDNVSMDSLLQKLLQSINVPVTMRQ; this comes from the coding sequence ATGCCCGTACGTCAAGAATCCACGCAAATTATGAACGCTGTCCGCACTAATCTGGAATCCTGTATTCTCGGTAAAAGCTTTGAAATAGAACTGCTGCTGACTGCACTGTTAGCAGGCGGACATGTCCTCATTGAGGATGTTCCGGGGACTGGCAAAACCCAGCTTATCCGCGCACTCTCCCGGTCGATGTCCGGTGAATACCGGCGTATCCAGTGTAACCCGGATATTCTTCCGAGTGATATTACCGGCGTATCCGTCTATCATCCGCGCGATGAGATGTTCCACTTCCGTCCGGGCCCGGTGATGACTAATATTCTGCTGGCTGATGAGATCAACCGGGCGACCACCAAGACCCAGTCCGCACTGCTTGAGGTAATGGAGGAACGCAATGTTACGGTCGATGGAGAGACCTATCCCCTTCCGCATCCGTTCATGCTCTGCGCGACCCAGAATCCGATAGATTTCGAGGGAACCTATACCCTTCCCGAAGCTCAGCTGGACCGCTTCATGCTGCGGATCAGCCTGGGCTACCCGGATGCCGATACCGAGAAGAACCTGCTGCGTACCCATCAGCAGGGCCAGCCGGTGGACAGGCTGGCTCCCGTAACCAGTATGGAGACGATCGCCGCCATTCAGGAGGAGATCCGTGATGTGTTCATCAGCGAGCCGGTGCTGAACTACCTGCTGGATGTGGTCCGCCAGACGCGGGTACATCCGCTGGTGCTGCTGGGCGCCAGCCCCCGGGCATCATTATCGTTCATGATGGCCTGCAAGGCCTACGCTTTTCTCCAGGAACGCGACTATGTGCTGCCTGATGATGTGAAGACCCTGACCCCGTATACGCTGGGACACCGTATCCTGCTGCGGCCGGAATCACGCCTGGACAATGTCAGCATGGACTCCCTGCTCCAGAAGCTGCTTCAGAGCATTAACGTGCCTGTAACCATGAGGCAATAA
- a CDS encoding mannitol-1-phosphate 5-dehydrogenase → MKAVHFGAGNIGRGFIGLLLSQAGYEVTFVDVNEAFVTQLKERGEYPVTLASDGQETVIVKNVTALSSVTHADEVAAAIAEADLVTTAVGVSILKHIAGTVADGIRRRVAVSSAPLHVIACENAIGGSAQLKELVYAKLDEAAREKAESSVAFPNAAVDRIVPLQQHEDILKVVVEPFYEWVVDASQMIPGYTPVEGVHYVENLEPYIERKLFTVNTGHCSAAYLGYLQGYETIQQAMADEALTAKVREVLEETGAVLVQKHGFDEVEHSKYIDKILERFRNPALTDEVSRVGRSPLRKLSPSDRLVSPATQAYDRGLSYTALTRSMAGALLFKAGDDPEAVELQAAIAELGAEAALTKYTGLAADHPIHQSAMEQYAILS, encoded by the coding sequence ATGAAGGCGGTCCATTTCGGCGCGGGCAATATCGGCAGGGGCTTCATCGGGCTGCTGCTGTCGCAGGCGGGCTATGAAGTTACTTTTGTGGATGTGAATGAGGCCTTTGTTACCCAGCTTAAGGAACGCGGCGAGTATCCGGTCACGCTGGCCAGCGACGGTCAGGAAACGGTCATCGTGAAGAATGTAACGGCTCTTAGCAGTGTCACGCATGCGGATGAAGTGGCGGCCGCCATTGCTGAAGCCGATTTGGTTACAACCGCGGTAGGCGTGTCAATTCTGAAGCACATTGCGGGAACGGTGGCTGACGGCATCCGCCGGAGAGTAGCTGTCTCCTCCGCACCGCTGCATGTTATTGCCTGCGAGAATGCGATTGGCGGCAGTGCACAGCTCAAGGAGCTGGTGTACGCGAAGCTCGATGAAGCTGCACGTGAGAAGGCTGAATCTTCGGTTGCTTTTCCTAACGCGGCAGTGGACCGGATCGTTCCGCTCCAGCAGCATGAGGATATTCTGAAGGTGGTCGTTGAGCCGTTCTATGAATGGGTGGTGGACGCCTCGCAGATGATCCCGGGCTATACGCCGGTTGAAGGTGTGCATTATGTAGAGAATCTGGAGCCGTATATTGAACGCAAGCTCTTCACTGTGAACACGGGGCACTGCTCTGCGGCGTACCTGGGCTATCTGCAGGGCTACGAGACCATACAGCAGGCTATGGCGGATGAGGCGTTAACGGCGAAGGTTCGTGAGGTTCTTGAGGAGACCGGCGCAGTGCTGGTCCAGAAGCATGGCTTCGATGAAGTAGAGCACAGTAAGTATATCGATAAAATCCTGGAGCGCTTCCGCAATCCGGCGCTGACCGATGAGGTGTCCCGTGTAGGCCGTTCGCCGCTGCGCAAGCTGTCGCCCAGTGACCGTCTGGTATCCCCTGCAACGCAGGCGTATGACAGAGGGCTGAGTTACACCGCGTTGACACGTTCCATGGCCGGTGCGCTGCTGTTCAAGGCGGGGGATGACCCGGAAGCGGTGGAGCTGCAAGCCGCAATCGCGGAGCTTGGAGCAGAAGCAGCGCTGACGAAGTATACGGGTCTTGCTGCGGATCACCCTATTCATCAGTCGGCGATGGAGCAATACGCGATTTTGAGCTAA
- a CDS encoding M42 family metallopeptidase, with product MNTDTLELFKTLTEFPSASGFERELRAYVKEAMTPYTDEFVQDRLGSLFGVMRGEANGPKIMVAGHFDEVGFMVTGITDNGMIRFTPLGGWLASAVASQRLQIITPKGTLNGVVGSTPIHLLSADERGKAGEISKMYIDIGADSREEAQSFGVAPGQQVVPVCPFTPLANPKKIMAKAWDNRYGVGLAIELMKELHGQALPNTLYCGATVQEEVGLRGARTAANLLAPDIFFGLDASAAADMTGDRQAFGHLGQGALLRIFDPTMITHRGLIEYVQDTADTHKIKYQYFVSQGGTDAGQVHLSGIGIPSAVIGICSRYIHTATSIIHSDDYAAAKELLIKLVQGLDRTTLQTILENS from the coding sequence ATGAATACAGACACACTTGAATTATTTAAGACATTGACTGAATTCCCCTCAGCCTCCGGCTTCGAGCGCGAACTGCGCGCTTATGTCAAAGAGGCAATGACGCCTTATACGGATGAATTCGTGCAGGACCGCCTGGGCAGCCTGTTCGGCGTAATGCGCGGTGAAGCTAACGGTCCCAAGATTATGGTGGCCGGCCATTTCGATGAAGTAGGCTTCATGGTTACCGGTATTACAGACAACGGGATGATCCGCTTCACACCGCTGGGCGGATGGCTGGCTTCAGCGGTAGCCTCACAGCGGCTGCAGATCATTACGCCGAAGGGAACGCTGAACGGCGTTGTCGGCAGTACGCCCATTCACTTGCTGAGCGCAGATGAACGCGGCAAAGCCGGGGAGATCAGCAAGATGTATATCGATATCGGTGCGGACAGCCGGGAAGAGGCGCAGAGCTTCGGTGTAGCTCCTGGACAGCAGGTCGTACCGGTATGCCCATTCACGCCGCTGGCCAATCCCAAGAAGATTATGGCCAAGGCCTGGGACAACCGCTACGGTGTCGGACTGGCTATTGAATTAATGAAGGAACTGCACGGACAAGCCTTGCCGAATACGCTCTATTGCGGGGCTACCGTTCAGGAAGAGGTCGGGCTGCGCGGTGCCCGGACGGCCGCCAATCTGCTGGCACCGGATATTTTCTTCGGGCTGGACGCCAGCGCCGCTGCCGATATGACCGGCGACCGCCAGGCCTTCGGCCATCTGGGCCAGGGCGCGCTGCTGCGCATTTTTGACCCGACGATGATTACCCACCGGGGACTGATTGAATACGTGCAGGATACGGCTGATACCCATAAGATCAAATACCAGTATTTCGTCTCCCAGGGAGGAACGGATGCGGGTCAGGTGCATCTCAGCGGAATCGGCATTCCTTCAGCGGTGATCGGAATCTGCTCCCGTTACATCCACACGGCAACCTCGATCATCCACAGTGATGATTATGCGGCAGCCAAAGAGTTGCTGATCAAGCTGGTCCAAGGACTGGACCGCACGACACTGCAGACGATTCTGGAGAACAGCTAA